In Leptolyngbya sp. 'hensonii', the genomic window AACGGTAGCAGGTGGAATCACAGTGGCCTTTCTGGCTCCCAAAGCCAAACTGCTCAACAGCACAGTCCTGGGACTGGTGACTTCTGCTCTGCTCCTGCTCTCCTGGGGCTGGATGCCTGACTGGTATAGTCTGGCAACTCTGGTTCTCACCCTACCCTGCACAGTTCTGGGTAGCTGGCTGATGGGCACCAAGCAATAGGATCAGGCATCCTCTAAGATCAGGCAGTCCCCATCATACCGCCTGATCGTGCTTGGCTTTTTTATTGTTCTATTGGCATCTTTCTTTTTCTGCTTCCAGAACGTGATTGTACGGGTGCTTTTTACCGAGCATGCCTTCCTGGGGCTGTTTCCCCTGGGTGGATTTGTCACTCCAACCTTGCCCCACTCCTTCCTGCTCCTGGCCATGCGGATGCTGCTGGTCGTTCCCTTGATGTCGATTCTGGCATCCAGGTTCTATCCTCCCACATGGAAAGAACTGGCTTCCTTAGCTCAGCCCCCACAACGGGGAATCCTGTTGCAGTCGATCGCCGGTGGCGGACTCATGTTTCTCTACCTGGCCCTGCTGTACCTATCCGTGGGAATGATTCCCACGGGGATCGCCATGACCCTGTTTTTCACCTATCCCGTATTTACAGCCCTCTTCTCCTGGGGCTGGTTTGGCGATCGGCCCACCCGCTTACAGTGGGGGGTGATGGGGATTGTGCTGCTGGGCAGTGCCCTGACGATGCCCCATCCCAGTGCCGTGGCTCCTGGGTATAACTGGATCGGGGTGACAACCGGAATCGCCTCTGGTGTCGCCTATGCCTTCTATACCGTGGTCGCTCAAAAAAGCTTCACAGACTTGCATCCCGTGCCTTACACCTGGGTAAGTTTTGCCACCACCCTGGTTCTCTCCTGCTTATGTCTGCCCTTTGGACAGAGTCAGGAAACCCTGCCCTGGGTTGCCCTCTGGATTGGGGGTCTCTGCTCCGCGATCGTCACCTTTGCCGGACATGTACTGACTAATATTGGCATTCGGTTGATTGGGGCTACGACTGCCGCCATGATTGGCACGGCTAATCCCGCGTTTACGGTGGTGTTGGCCTGGGGAGCAATTCAGGAGACTCTGAAGGGAGGCCAACTGATGGGCGTGGCGATCGTGACGGTCGGCGTCGTGCTCCTGAGCCGCGATCGCAGCCTGAAAAAGCCGTAAGCTCTAGTGTTGCAAACAATAAATTTTGCCCCATAGGGGTTTGGGGGTAAAACCCCCACCCCTAACAATTGCCTTGACCAAGCATTAGGCTGCGATCGTTGCATATCGCTGCAACTGCGCCTCGCATTGCTGAAATAGATGGTTGACTACTCCAAACAGGGTTAATGGCAGGGGTTATCCCGATTTCCATTAGACCTGAAACCACGTCATCCCAGGTAAGCCTGCCTGACCCGTGCATCATCTACCAGAGTAGCCGCATTGCCGCTCAGGGTAATCTGCCCAGCTTCCAGCACATAGCCCCGATCGGCATGCTGCAGGGCCAGGGTAGCATTCTGTTCCACCAGTAGAATCGTGACCCCTGTCTGGCGCAGGTTCTGGATGATCGAGAAAATCTCCCGGACGATCGCGGGAGCCAGACCCAGGCTGGGCTCGTCCAGCAGCAGGAGTTTGGGCCGACTCATCAGGGCGCGGGCAATCGCCAGCATCTGCTGCTCTCCACCGCTCAGAGTCCCGGCCAGTTGCAGTCGCCGCTCGGCTAACCGGGGAAAGAGCTGGAACTGGCGATCGAGGTCTGCCTTGATCCCGGCGGTATCCGATCTAACATAAGCCCCTAACTCCAGGTTGTCCAGAATCGTCAGGCCCGCCAGCACTCGCCGTCCTTCGGGGCAATGGGCGATGCCCAGGCCGACGACTTCATCGGGCCGACGGCGCACAATGCTGCGATCGGTATAGTAGATCTCACCCTTTCCCAGGGGAATCAGGCGGGAAATAGCCCGCAGGGTGGTGCTCTTTCCGGCTCCGTTGGCCCCCACCAGGGTCACAACTTCGCCCCTGTTAACCGTTAGATGAATATCCTGCAGAGCCTGAATGCCACCATAGTTAACACTCAAGCCCTTCAATTCCAGCAGAGGCGCTGGTGCTGCTTCAATTCCCATTATTCCCCCCCCAGGTAGGCGTCAATCACAGCCGGGTCGGTGCGGACGGCTTCAGGTTGCCCCAGGGCAATCAGTTGGCCGAAGTCCAGAACGGCGATCCGATCGCACAGACCCATCACCAGGGGTACATGGTGTTCAATCAAGATCACGGTCAGGTTGAACTGATCCCGAAGCTGGCGAATGAACTGGCTCAACTGGTGCTTTTCATTCGGGTTCATGCCAGCAGCAGGCTCATCCAGCAACAGAACCTGCGGTTCCAGGGCCAGGGCGCGGGCAATTTCCAGCCGCCGCTGATCCCCGTAGGGGAAATTGCGGGCTTTTTCGTCCTGTCGATCGCTCAATCCCACCAACTCCAGCAGAGACAGGGATTTCTGTTTGATCTGGCGTTCCTCCCGTCTGGCTCCGGGCAAACCCAAAACCCCCTGCAGGACATTACTACGAGCATGGATCTGCTGGGCAATCATGACATTTTCTAGGGCCGACAGATCCCCAAACAGCCGAATGTTCTGAAACGTGCGGGCAATTCCCTGGGAAGCAATCTGGTAAGGCCGAAGTCGGGTCATCATTTTTCCCTGGTAGAGCAAACGCCCGCTACTGGGCTGGATCAGGCCCGTAATCAGGTTGAACAGGGTGGTTTTACCGGCTCCGTTGGGACCGATCAACCCAAAGATTTCGTGGGGATTGACCTGGAAAGACACTTCGTTAACGGCAACCAGTCCACCAAAACGACGAGTCAGCCCGATCGCTTCCATGATTGGAGCAGGGGCAGGCAGGGGAGAAACCATGGGGATCATTTTCGACGCCACTGTAATCGTTGTAGTAACCCAGGCGTAACCAATCCCTGGGGAAAAAAGAGCGTACCCAGGACAATCAACAAGCCGAAGACGATCAGGCGAATGTCAGCAGTAATTCGCAGCACTTCCGGTAAGGCCCGAAACACCATACCGCCCAGTACAGGCCCCAGATAAATCCGGGAGCCGCCAATCAGGACTGACGCCAGGTAGTCAATACTGGCTTCAAAGGTTCCCTGGCGGGCATTCCAGGTATTGAGGAAGTGGGCACTAACTGCCCCAACCATGCCAGCTAAAACCGCTCCCAGGGTGAAGGCCATCACTTTGTAAGCGGTGGTATTAATACCCATGGCATCAGCAGCCAGTTCATCTTCCCGAATAGCAATTAAGGCCCGCCCTGCCCGAATCTTCTCCAGGCGATAAATCAGGGCCATGCTGATCGCCAGCATGGGAACTGCAATCCACAGGTATTCGATCGGGGTGGTAAAGGGTTGGGGGATCCCAAAAATACCCACTGCGCCACCGGTGGAAATCTTGAAATCAAAGAACAATAGCCGCACCGGATCTTGCATTTCCAGGTTGAGGGAGAGGACGCGCAGAATTTCGACAAAGGCGATCGTGGCGATCGCCAGATAAATGCCCCGCAGACGGAGTACCAGTACCCCAACCAGCAAGCCCAATCCCCCGGAGATGATCCCGGCAATCCCCATTTCCAGCAGCAGTAGGTGCAAGGGATAGATGGCCCCTGTAGCGGGAAAGACCTGGGTGGAGAGAATGGCGGCGATATATCCCCCCAGAGCGTAGAAACCCGGACTGGCCAGGGAAAGCTGACCGGCCATCAGCGGTAAATACAGCGATAAAGCCAGCATGGCTCCAAACAGCATGGAGACGATCAGAAAACCGTAGTTAGTGAAGAATCCGGTCATTGGGGATGGGAGTGAGTGACTGGGGGAATTTGTGACCGCAGAGGCATGGAGAAGACTCATACTTTCTGGATCAATTTTCGGCCTAACAGGCCCTGGGGGCGGACCAGAAGAATGAAAAATAATAGACCAAAGGCCACAGCATCTTTGAAGGCGGAATATTCTGAGGGGACAAAAGCTTCAAACAGGCCGATCGCCAGCCCTCCGACTACAGCTCCCGGGATGCTGCCCAGGCCCCCCAGAACAATAACGGCAAGTCCCTTTAAACCAAAGGCAATACCGAAATAGGGACCCGCAATACTGATGCTGGATCCCACCAGTGCCCCGGCCAGCCCAGCCAGGAAACTGCTGACGAAAAAAGTCAACACAATGTATTGATCGGTGTTGATGCCCAATAGACCTGAAGTGATGGGGTCTTCTGCCACAGCCCGCATGGCTTTGCCGAATTTTGTCTGGTTGATCAGGTAGGTAAGCAGAACCAGAAAAAAGACGGAGACGATGAAGATGACAATCTGAACGGTGCGAATGGGGATGGGTTTCTCCAGGCTGCCAAAGTTGATGGCAGGAGGAAGGGTACCATAGGTATCCGAGGGAAAGGTATAGATCTCGGCACCGACCAGGGCCTGGATCAGGTTCACCAGCACAACGGCGACTCCCAGGCTGGAAACAACGGTCAGGAGCGGGTCGGCTCTCTGGCGGCGCAGGGGGCGGAAAGCCAGACGCTCGATCGCAATCCCTACCAGACCAGCCAGGGCACTTCCCAAAAGCAGGGCCAGGGTAAAGCGCAGGGTTCCGGGCAAAAATGGAATGGTGGGCAGGGCAAAATTGGCCAGCAGCCCGCTATTGAATCGACCGCCCATGAGGGCATAGGTAAAATAAGCGCCCAGGGTGAACACAGCACCATGGGCGAAGTTAATGATCCCCAGGATCGAAAAAACCAGCGTGTAGCCAAGGGCAAAAATGGCATACACGCTGCCGATGGAAAGACCATTTAAGAACTGTTGCAGAATCAGAGACAGATCCATAAGTTCCGGAGACTCGCCTTAGGGAGACACCTGCCCCATCCGGATAGTCGTGAATGGATCAGATTCGACTTCAATTCTGCGTGGAAGCAGTTTGCCGAACGCCCAGAATATCCAGTCGGACCGGGGCTACGCCTGACTGCATCATACCAAGAACCTGCGCGGCTCCCGCCGAGAGGTCGATAATTCGACCCTCAGCATAAGGACCCCGATCGTTAATCCGAACCACGACAGAACGGCCATTGTTCAAATTAGTCACACGCACCCGAGTCCCAAAGGGAAGGTTGGGAGAGGCAGCCGTGAGGGCATATTGATTGAAGACTTCCCCATTGGCACTGGTGTTACCGTGAAAACCAGGTCCGTACCAGGAAGCCCATCCTTGAAACACAGAAACCACGGGCTCAAAGGCCGCTTGTATCTGACGATTGGGAAGACCCTCGACTTCCTTCAAGGGGGTAGCGTTGCCAATCAGGCGGCGCAGACGATTTGTGGCCTGCAGGGCATCCTTCAGCGGATCTTTGGTGGTGTCTGGCAGGATGGTATTGGGATTGATTTCAACCAGGTAGCGGCCATCAACAGTAATGACGTAGTTGGAGCGGGCAGCATCCCACTTCACTTTAATCGCTTCTGCATTGACGCCTTCCCGTTTGAGCTGGTTCAGGGTCGCAGCGATCGTGGTGGCCCGCCAAATGGGATCGTTTTTGTACTGATCTTCGGAATTCAACCCCCCGGCCTGATTGACAGAACCCAAAACGGGTTGAAATTTAGCATTAGACCACTGGCTATGGTCAAGCGTTTCGCCCAGTTTCACCCCAGTCTCAACAGGCTGCTTGGGGGAGCCCAGGAAAGTAATCACAGGGATATTTCGGATATAGAGGGTTGCTGCATTTCGCCCAGAGAGAGGATGGGACTGAACTTTGGCAATGGCCTCTGATTCGGTAGTCTCTAAAGTTCGAGTTTTATATTCTCCAACTTTTAAGGGCTCTAGCCGACTCGCGTCGGAACCGGTCAAAGCAAGATCTGAAACTGTTTTTTCTGGATTGGCGGGTTGTCGAACTAGTTTTTGTGAATTGGTCTGTTGTTGGCTTTGGAGATGCGGTGCTTCAATCTGGACGTCAACCTGGAGAGAAGCTTCCGCCGAAGCAGTCTCGGTTTCGATTGCCTGATTAACTGGATTGGCCTGATCAGCATAGCTGGAAGACCCTGCACTCAGTGCAGTGACCAGCAACGTAGCAGTGAAACTATTCAGAATGTATTGGTTCATATATCCATCGTGAAAGGGAACTTGAGCCTGGAGCAGGTCAATGAAAGAGTCTGGAAATCCGTAACTCGGGCTGCAACAAACTCATAATCGTACCGTGTTCACTTTTGGTTCAGGAACTGCAACAGACTATCACGATTTTTTTGACTAGGGGATCAGGGATCAGGGAAAACTTTAGACAACTTTACAAAAAAAATACTCGAAAAAATACTCCGAAAGTCTTTCCCAACAGGGATTTTAGGGCATTTTGTAGCATCCGCTACTTCATCGTATCTTGATAGTTTCTTGACATTACTTAACCTGAATAGATTGACTGATGACTGCGTAAATTGATACTGTTCTAAGTTCTACTAAAGACCCTTCTAGCCTTTGGCGGGAACCCATATAGGCTCTGCGGTTCAGGGCGGTAAAAGTACCTATGGATTATCGAGAAGCAGGAGTCGATGTTGAGGCTGGGCGTGCTTTTGTCCAGCAAATCCGAAGTCTGGTGGAAAGCACTCGCCGTCCAGAAGTTCTGGGTGGATTAGGTGGCTTTAGTGGGTTATTTCAACTCCCAGGGGGTTATCAGGAACCGGTGCTGGTTTCTGGCACAGATGGTGTGGGCACAAAACTGAAGCTGGCTCAGACCCTCGATCGTCACGATACGGTTGGGATCGATCTGGTCGCTATGTGTGTGAACGATGTCCTAACCTGTGGGGCCGAACCCCTGTTTTTTCTGGATTATCTGGCTACCGGCCACTTGAATCCAGCGCAGTTGACCCAGGTGGTTGCCGGAATGACAGCCGGATGTCATTTGGCCGGATGTGCCCTCTTAGGGGGGGAAACCGCCGAGATGCCAGGATTCTACCAGGTGGGCGAATATGACCTGGCTGGTTTTTGCGTTGGCATTGTGGAGAAACGCCAGATTCTGGATGGGTCTCAGGTCGAGTTTGGGGACGTGGTCATTGGTCTGGCCAGCCAGGGGGTACACAGCAATGGCTTTAGTCTGGTCCGTCGGATTTTGCAGGAAGCTCCAAGCCTGACAGGCAAAGGATTTGACCTGAGCAACTGTCCAGATATCCTGGGAGGAAAGAGTCTGGGAGAGGTCTTACTCACGCCTACCTCTATCTATGTGAAGCCAGTTTTGCAAGCACGCCAAGCTGGACTGGTGCTCCATGGGATGGCTCATATTACAGGGGGGGGGTTGCCGGAAAATTTGCCCCGTTGCTTGGGGCCAGACCAATCGATTCAGATCGCCCCAGCCAATTGGCCAATCCCCCCCATTTTTCAATGGCTGGCTGCAGCCGGGCAGGTCAACCCCAGAGACATGTTTAACACCTTTAATATGGGGATTGGTTTTGCCTTACTGGTCCCTCCCCAGCAAGCAGAACAGACCCAACAGTGGTTTGTCAACCAGGGCATCCCGGCCTACCCGATCGGAACCGTCATCCCAGGTAGGGGGGAATTGGTGGGATTGCCGTAGGGGTTAATCATTCAAATCAACCACTGTAGATTAATCCATTGTAGATTAACCGTTTAATAGCTGTTTAACAGCAGCCATCATTTCTTCCTGGCGGAAGGGTTTGGCGACATAGGCATCGCCTCCCTGTTTCATGCCCCAATAGCGATCGAATTCCTCGTTCTTGGTAGAACA contains:
- a CDS encoding DMT family transporter is translated as MLGFFIVLLASFFFCFQNVIVRVLFTEHAFLGLFPLGGFVTPTLPHSFLLLAMRMLLVVPLMSILASRFYPPTWKELASLAQPPQRGILLQSIAGGGLMFLYLALLYLSVGMIPTGIAMTLFFTYPVFTALFSWGWFGDRPTRLQWGVMGIVLLGSALTMPHPSAVAPGYNWIGVTTGIASGVAYAFYTVVAQKSFTDLHPVPYTWVSFATTLVLSCLCLPFGQSQETLPWVALWIGGLCSAIVTFAGHVLTNIGIRLIGATTAAMIGTANPAFTVVLAWGAIQETLKGGQLMGVAIVTVGVVLLSRDRSLKKP
- a CDS encoding ABC transporter ATP-binding protein, producing the protein MGIEAAPAPLLELKGLSVNYGGIQALQDIHLTVNRGEVVTLVGANGAGKSTTLRAISRLIPLGKGEIYYTDRSIVRRRPDEVVGLGIAHCPEGRRVLAGLTILDNLELGAYVRSDTAGIKADLDRQFQLFPRLAERRLQLAGTLSGGEQQMLAIARALMSRPKLLLLDEPSLGLAPAIVREIFSIIQNLRQTGVTILLVEQNATLALQHADRGYVLEAGQITLSGNAATLVDDARVRQAYLG
- a CDS encoding ABC transporter ATP-binding protein → MVSPLPAPAPIMEAIGLTRRFGGLVAVNEVSFQVNPHEIFGLIGPNGAGKTTLFNLITGLIQPSSGRLLYQGKMMTRLRPYQIASQGIARTFQNIRLFGDLSALENVMIAQQIHARSNVLQGVLGLPGARREERQIKQKSLSLLELVGLSDRQDEKARNFPYGDQRRLEIARALALEPQVLLLDEPAAGMNPNEKHQLSQFIRQLRDQFNLTVILIEHHVPLVMGLCDRIAVLDFGQLIALGQPEAVRTDPAVIDAYLGGE
- a CDS encoding branched-chain amino acid ABC transporter permease — its product is MTGFFTNYGFLIVSMLFGAMLALSLYLPLMAGQLSLASPGFYALGGYIAAILSTQVFPATGAIYPLHLLLLEMGIAGIISGGLGLLVGVLVLRLRGIYLAIATIAFVEILRVLSLNLEMQDPVRLLFFDFKISTGGAVGIFGIPQPFTTPIEYLWIAVPMLAISMALIYRLEKIRAGRALIAIREDELAADAMGINTTAYKVMAFTLGAVLAGMVGAVSAHFLNTWNARQGTFEASIDYLASVLIGGSRIYLGPVLGGMVFRALPEVLRITADIRLIVFGLLIVLGTLFFPQGLVTPGLLQRLQWRRK
- a CDS encoding branched-chain amino acid ABC transporter permease, with protein sequence MDLSLILQQFLNGLSIGSVYAIFALGYTLVFSILGIINFAHGAVFTLGAYFTYALMGGRFNSGLLANFALPTIPFLPGTLRFTLALLLGSALAGLVGIAIERLAFRPLRRQRADPLLTVVSSLGVAVVLVNLIQALVGAEIYTFPSDTYGTLPPAINFGSLEKPIPIRTVQIVIFIVSVFFLVLLTYLINQTKFGKAMRAVAEDPITSGLLGINTDQYIVLTFFVSSFLAGLAGALVGSSISIAGPYFGIAFGLKGLAVIVLGGLGSIPGAVVGGLAIGLFEAFVPSEYSAFKDAVAFGLLFFILLVRPQGLLGRKLIQKV
- a CDS encoding septal ring lytic transglycosylase RlpA family protein, yielding MNQYILNSFTATLLVTALSAGSSSYADQANPVNQAIETETASAEASLQVDVQIEAPHLQSQQQTNSQKLVRQPANPEKTVSDLALTGSDASRLEPLKVGEYKTRTLETTESEAIAKVQSHPLSGRNAATLYIRNIPVITFLGSPKQPVETGVKLGETLDHSQWSNAKFQPVLGSVNQAGGLNSEDQYKNDPIWRATTIAATLNQLKREGVNAEAIKVKWDAARSNYVITVDGRYLVEINPNTILPDTTKDPLKDALQATNRLRRLIGNATPLKEVEGLPNRQIQAAFEPVVSVFQGWASWYGPGFHGNTSANGEVFNQYALTAASPNLPFGTRVRVTNLNNGRSVVVRINDRGPYAEGRIIDLSAGAAQVLGMMQSGVAPVRLDILGVRQTASTQN
- the purM gene encoding phosphoribosylformylglycinamidine cyclo-ligase, which codes for MDYREAGVDVEAGRAFVQQIRSLVESTRRPEVLGGLGGFSGLFQLPGGYQEPVLVSGTDGVGTKLKLAQTLDRHDTVGIDLVAMCVNDVLTCGAEPLFFLDYLATGHLNPAQLTQVVAGMTAGCHLAGCALLGGETAEMPGFYQVGEYDLAGFCVGIVEKRQILDGSQVEFGDVVIGLASQGVHSNGFSLVRRILQEAPSLTGKGFDLSNCPDILGGKSLGEVLLTPTSIYVKPVLQARQAGLVLHGMAHITGGGLPENLPRCLGPDQSIQIAPANWPIPPIFQWLAAAGQVNPRDMFNTFNMGIGFALLVPPQQAEQTQQWFVNQGIPAYPIGTVIPGRGELVGLP